Proteins from a genomic interval of Methanolacinia paynteri:
- a CDS encoding type IV pilin N-terminal domain-containing protein: protein MTGVKSDAVSPVIGIMLMLVVTIIIAAVVSAFGSGMVDSQSKAPQAKVSATFSVSEGMTFTHDGGDAIPLDNLVFITQHGPGFGPNLEEFSEVLNRSIITDKDGNQVFLTINTGGKSSFNPGDTLYISTENCSMEMLQPGLYATYRSGGGAAVNALKYQSSKNVGKVFLLKTSDKSGNLISTSEVKITS, encoded by the coding sequence ATGACCGGAGTAAAAAGCGATGCGGTTTCACCTGTGATCGGGATCATGCTTATGCTCGTAGTCACGATAATTATCGCGGCGGTCGTATCGGCATTCGGTTCGGGAATGGTCGACAGTCAGTCAAAAGCCCCACAAGCAAAGGTCAGCGCGACGTTCAGTGTCTCCGAAGGCATGACCTTTACCCATGACGGGGGGGATGCAATTCCTCTCGACAACCTTGTCTTCATCACCCAGCACGGGCCGGGTTTCGGTCCGAATCTTGAGGAGTTTTCCGAGGTGCTGAACAGAAGCATAATCACCGATAAAGACGGAAACCAGGTGTTCCTTACCATCAATACCGGTGGAAAATCCTCTTTCAACCCGGGAGACACCCTGTATATCTCAACAGAAAATTGCTCTATGGAAATGCTCCAGCCGGGACTCTATGCTACCTACCGAAGTGGTGGAGGTGCCGCTGTAAACGCACTCAAGTATCAGAGTTCCAAAAACGTAGGCAAGGTATTTTTACTCAAGACAAGCGACAAGAGCGGGAATCTCATCTCGACCTCTGAGGTGAAGATCACATCTTAA
- a CDS encoding type IV pilin — translation MMKNLLKFQESDCAVSPVVGVMLMLVVTIIIAAVVSGFAGGLIDGGSQKTPTLSMDVSIANSGTYHDSGFHALVTGVSEPINTSDLKLITSWTTTVKTNTYIVGNPPKMSPDYETTGVGCILGLNIGTVYHGGAEVLPGVHNTRTGGTSSTVRHLYEDDGVAPFGSGAGVEGNVPATLHNSYPESAYFGNYILEQGTVMTAEPIGSCQNPDSTAGGYPWNDDGNAITAYSGGYGQTTGVDSGWQKPFHTYYYQYKSDSGKKVYTVYTGEETVPVDIIADDWTDDKGYGSQVDNIQAVLGCGWENLRSGDTVNVKLVYIPTGKTILDKDVVVSA, via the coding sequence ATGATGAAAAATTTATTAAAATTCCAGGAATCCGACTGTGCTGTATCTCCGGTCGTCGGCGTTATGCTGATGCTTGTCGTGACGATAATCATTGCCGCGGTCGTAAGCGGATTTGCAGGCGGACTAATTGACGGAGGCAGCCAGAAGACACCTACTCTCAGTATGGATGTCAGCATAGCCAACTCCGGTACATACCATGATAGCGGATTCCATGCACTGGTAACAGGCGTGAGCGAGCCTATCAATACAAGTGACCTGAAACTCATCACTTCATGGACTACCACCGTTAAGACTAATACCTATATTGTAGGGAACCCGCCAAAAATGAGTCCCGATTATGAAACCACCGGCGTTGGCTGCATTCTCGGTCTGAATATTGGTACTGTATATCACGGAGGAGCCGAAGTCCTGCCCGGGGTTCACAATACTCGCACTGGGGGTACCTCGAGTACGGTGAGACATTTATACGAAGATGATGGTGTTGCTCCATTCGGGTCAGGTGCCGGCGTGGAGGGCAATGTTCCTGCCACATTGCACAACTCCTATCCAGAATCAGCTTATTTCGGGAATTACATCCTGGAACAGGGTACCGTCATGACGGCAGAGCCGATTGGGTCCTGTCAAAATCCTGACTCCACGGCAGGGGGTTATCCCTGGAATGATGATGGGAATGCTATAACTGCTTATTCAGGGGGCTACGGTCAAACAACAGGTGTGGATAGTGGATGGCAGAAGCCTTTCCACACCTATTATTACCAGTACAAAAGCGATAGTGGCAAAAAAGTGTACACTGTTTATACCGGTGAAGAGACTGTACCTGTGGATATCATTGCGGATGATTGGACAGATGATAAAGGATACGGTTCGCAGGTAGATAACATACAGGCCGTTCTCGGCTGCGGGTGGGAGAACCTTCGAAGCGGCGATACTGTGAACGTAAAGTTGGTCTACATCCCGACCGGGAAGACGATCTTAGATAAGGATGTTGTGGTGAGCGCATGA
- a CDS encoding type IV pilin N-terminal domain-containing protein, with the protein MKRNNSAVSPVVGVMLMLVVTIIIAAVVSAFSGGLIDGQTKAPQANVKGTFSISEGMTITNAGGDSLATKDLIFTIRDGPTFGPNLESSTAQTLDMSTIMVESERTITTDRHGVITDHGPQPMKAAWGGYYMVSFNPGDTVTIEPDDCTCNILQPNVAPTDFEGINIAADGYTYNGTQVAAWAHCIRNQDSIGKSFILEVSDMEGHLISKSDVLITV; encoded by the coding sequence ATGAAAAGGAATAATTCTGCGGTCTCCCCGGTTGTCGGTGTAATGCTGATGCTTGTGGTGACAATCATCATAGCGGCAGTTGTATCCGCTTTTTCAGGCGGTCTTATCGACGGTCAGACTAAAGCTCCGCAGGCGAATGTCAAAGGAACTTTCAGCATATCCGAAGGCATGACCATCACCAATGCAGGCGGCGATTCTCTCGCGACAAAAGACCTGATATTCACGATCCGCGACGGGCCGACATTCGGGCCGAACCTCGAGTCATCGACAGCACAGACACTTGATATGTCCACGATAATGGTGGAAAGCGAGAGGACAATTACCACCGACAGGCATGGTGTAATTACGGACCATGGCCCACAACCGATGAAAGCAGCATGGGGTGGATACTACATGGTCTCGTTCAACCCTGGAGACACCGTAACTATCGAACCGGATGACTGTACATGCAACATTCTTCAGCCGAACGTTGCGCCTACCGACTTTGAGGGCATCAATATCGCCGCTGACGGTTACACATACAACGGAACCCAGGTAGCAGCATGGGCACACTGCATCAGGAACCAGGATAGTATAGGCAAGAGCTTCATACTTGAGGTGAGTGACATGGAGGGTCACCTGATCTCAAAGAGTGATGTACTGATCACTGTATGA
- a CDS encoding type IV pilin: MTMKNDQAVSPVVGVMLMLVVTIIIATVVSGFAGGLVAGGSQKSPDLAMDVKITNSGTWANSGFSAIVTGVSDPIQTSDLKIVTSWKKNGSIGGNISVGNVVNVNEPSIVSAGLNVASIAPYGFGMATVAGESAINGSSLRPNNAPERWFGNYSLAPGVSMSAQPFGGMNDGTGGNYTSGYGIEDSYEYYEMDDDAYTDPMQAVLGHGWQDLRSGDTVSVKVIFVPSGKTIFAKDVTVRGD, from the coding sequence ATGACGATGAAGAATGATCAGGCTGTGTCCCCTGTTGTCGGTGTCATGCTGATGCTTGTGGTAACGATAATCATCGCAACTGTTGTCAGCGGGTTTGCAGGCGGCCTTGTTGCAGGAGGCAGCCAAAAGTCTCCGGACCTTGCCATGGATGTCAAGATTACTAATTCAGGGACCTGGGCAAACAGCGGTTTTTCCGCGATTGTAACCGGGGTCAGCGATCCGATCCAGACAAGCGACCTTAAAATTGTCACATCATGGAAGAAGAACGGTTCTATAGGCGGCAATATTTCCGTAGGAAACGTGGTGAATGTCAATGAACCATCGATTGTTTCAGCCGGCCTGAATGTGGCAAGCATCGCGCCTTATGGTTTCGGAATGGCAACCGTAGCAGGAGAATCGGCGATTAACGGAAGTTCCCTGAGACCGAACAACGCTCCCGAGCGTTGGTTCGGTAATTACTCACTTGCGCCGGGCGTGAGCATGAGCGCACAGCCTTTCGGCGGCATGAATGACGGAACGGGAGGCAATTATACGAGCGGTTACGGCATAGAAGACTCTTATGAATATTATGAAATGGACGATGATGCATACACGGATCCCATGCAGGCCGTGCTTGGACACGGGTGGCAAGATCTCCGGTCTGGCGATACGGTCTCGGTAAAGGTGATCTTCGTGCCGAGCGGGAAAACGATCTTTGCAAAAGATGTCACCGTCAGGGGGGACTGA
- a CDS encoding type IV pilin N-terminal domain-containing protein translates to MEIKINNEAVSPVVGVMMMLVVTIIIAAVVSAFAGSSVGSQQVAPQATIQGTFSIGSGMEIIHMGGDALATNDLVFTVRNSPVFGTNLEQVTAQIIDKKLIIDSRERPLDTGDGSTSVTSFKAGDTLYINSSSIRCDLLQPIVVPDDYADYLETDRFSYNNSGNYQEKWKLCFKNNENIGNTFYLDVSDKSGNLICRSKVTITA, encoded by the coding sequence ATGGAAATTAAGATAAACAACGAAGCAGTTTCACCGGTTGTCGGTGTTATGATGATGCTTGTGGTAACAATTATCATAGCAGCGGTAGTTTCAGCCTTTGCAGGTAGTTCGGTGGGCAGCCAGCAGGTAGCACCTCAGGCAACGATCCAGGGGACATTCAGCATTGGCTCGGGAATGGAGATCATTCATATGGGCGGAGACGCTCTTGCGACAAATGATCTTGTATTTACGGTCAGAAACAGTCCTGTATTCGGCACGAATCTCGAACAGGTTACTGCGCAGATTATCGATAAGAAATTAATTATCGATAGTCGGGAGAGACCACTGGATACCGGAGATGGCAGCACATCTGTTACATCGTTTAAAGCCGGAGATACCTTGTACATCAACTCGTCGAGTATAAGATGCGATCTGCTCCAGCCGATAGTCGTCCCGGACGATTACGCTGATTATCTTGAAACAGATAGATTTAGCTATAACAATTCCGGCAACTACCAGGAAAAGTGGAAACTCTGCTTCAAGAACAACGAAAATATCGGAAACACCTTCTACCTTGATGTAAGCGACAAGAGCGGGAATCTCATCTGCAGAAGCAAGGTCACGATAACTGCATGA
- a CDS encoding type IV pilin → MNFLKKEPGHSEAAVSPVVGVMLMLVVTIIIAAVVSGFAGGLVGGTSQNAPLLTMDVKISNTGTYVGSGFSATVTSVSDPIKTKDIKIATSWRVTDSNSGDITSGGETSTPLVANVNSPEIGNGGSITSLIESNAPYGYGPGVNSSSGAQSLTNPFDKPDQQFGNYSLIQGTGLVAFAYGSNSEKAIGSSTGQSDDGGYGVVTPYEYNPGGSYTDASVDAATAVLGDDWEKLRSGDTVNVKVIHIPTGKVIFEKDVAVTEG, encoded by the coding sequence ATGAATTTTTTAAAGAAAGAACCGGGGCATAGCGAAGCGGCTGTGTCTCCTGTTGTCGGCGTAATGCTGATGCTGGTTGTCACCATCATCATTGCAGCGGTAGTAAGCGGTTTTGCCGGTGGCTTGGTCGGGGGAACAAGCCAAAATGCACCCTTACTTACAATGGATGTAAAGATTTCAAACACGGGAACCTATGTCGGAAGTGGGTTCTCGGCAACTGTTACGAGTGTCAGCGATCCTATCAAGACAAAGGATATAAAAATCGCAACCTCCTGGAGAGTCACTGATAGTAATTCCGGAGACATTACTTCAGGAGGAGAGACCTCGACACCACTGGTTGCCAATGTCAACAGCCCGGAAATCGGAAACGGTGGTTCCATAACCTCGCTTATCGAAAGCAACGCGCCATACGGGTACGGGCCGGGTGTGAACTCTTCATCGGGTGCACAGTCCCTGACGAATCCTTTTGACAAACCTGATCAACAGTTCGGAAACTACTCCCTCATCCAGGGAACAGGACTTGTTGCATTCGCATATGGCAGCAACTCGGAAAAAGCAATCGGGTCTTCTACAGGGCAGAGTGATGACGGCGGTTACGGCGTAGTAACCCCTTACGAATATAATCCAGGCGGCTCCTATACCGACGCTTCTGTAGACGCAGCGACGGCAGTATTAGGAGATGATTGGGAGAAACTGCGGAGCGGTGATACGGTGAATGTTAAAGTAATCCATATCCCGACCGGAAAAGTGATTTTCGAAAAGGATGTTGCAGTTACGGAGGGCTAA
- a CDS encoding cytochrome c biogenesis CcdA family protein, whose translation MLKTKYTIALFLILILFTQAVYAWEGETNFSYVHTGVSQEDQFRQLISTANTTATVFYSSHCSSCNRVIPFIENLSESYPGIEVHYYDIYNSTENLTLMYEFGIRYNMHYVSYPILFTGNTVVLPGMAPIMENAGDVFYSLDKGLIPDTEYEKQWLTEEEYYQNESLGENMLTDLSIIAAAGLLDGINPCAFAVLVFLLVSLMASGPGKKVIISGLLYTSAVFIFYVLAGLGIMSIVGFSGLSLYFSIFAGIVAITAGLINITDALQKNPEASLSIPASSKGVIGRFVAKATLPSSFLLGIIVGMFELPCTGGIYLAIISLLSSEMTFYEGVPYLILYNLFFVVPLLLITFAVALGLSPKFVDSARIKYRNKLRLVMGIVLIIIGAFVVWWQI comes from the coding sequence ATGCTGAAGACAAAGTACACTATTGCCCTGTTTTTAATTTTAATCCTTTTCACACAGGCCGTTTATGCCTGGGAAGGGGAAACAAATTTTTCATATGTCCACACGGGAGTATCACAGGAAGATCAGTTCAGGCAACTGATTTCAACTGCAAACACCACGGCAACCGTTTTTTACAGCAGTCATTGCAGTTCGTGCAACAGGGTAATACCCTTCATCGAAAACCTCTCGGAGAGTTATCCGGGAATCGAAGTGCACTATTATGACATCTACAACTCCACGGAAAACCTGACTCTCATGTATGAATTCGGGATCCGCTACAACATGCACTACGTATCTTACCCGATCCTATTTACCGGGAACACCGTTGTTCTTCCGGGAATGGCGCCGATTATGGAGAATGCCGGAGATGTGTTCTACTCTCTTGATAAAGGACTCATTCCGGACACAGAATATGAAAAACAGTGGCTGACGGAAGAAGAATATTACCAGAATGAATCTCTGGGAGAGAACATGCTGACGGATCTCTCGATCATCGCAGCTGCCGGACTCTTAGATGGAATTAACCCCTGTGCATTTGCAGTCCTCGTTTTTCTTTTGGTCTCCCTCATGGCATCGGGCCCGGGTAAAAAGGTAATTATTTCAGGACTGCTCTACACATCAGCAGTATTCATCTTCTATGTCCTGGCCGGACTTGGAATAATGAGCATTGTCGGTTTTTCAGGATTATCCTTATATTTCTCGATATTTGCCGGCATTGTTGCGATAACGGCCGGACTGATCAATATTACCGACGCACTCCAAAAGAACCCGGAAGCATCCCTGTCGATCCCTGCCTCTTCAAAAGGAGTCATCGGCCGGTTTGTTGCCAAAGCTACCCTTCCATCTTCGTTTTTACTCGGGATTATTGTCGGAATGTTCGAACTCCCATGTACCGGGGGGATCTATCTCGCAATAATCAGCCTGCTTTCATCGGAGATGACATTCTATGAAGGAGTCCCATACCTTATTCTGTACAATTTATTCTTCGTAGTGCCCCTGCTTCTGATTACATTCGCAGTCGCTCTCGGGCTTTCACCGAAGTTCGTCGATTCTGCAAGAATAAAATACAGGAATAAACTCAGGCTCGTAATGGGAATTGTTCTCATCATAATCGGTGCTTTCGTCGTGTGGTGGCAGATTTAA
- a CDS encoding type IV pilin N-terminal domain-containing protein, producing MNRVEKDAVSPVVGVMLMLVVTIIIAAVVSGFAGGLANTQSKAPQAKISATFSVSQGMTITHDGGDAIPLNDLVFITQNGEGFGPNTESLTTEEINRSIITDKEGDLVLLNTSGSKSSFNPGDTLYISAYNCTAPILQPDVGSSIRGWDWEKNPTYYKCKSGGYICYASLWYLCYRNPNNVGKNFIFQAGDRSGNIISSCDVTITS from the coding sequence ATGAACAGAGTAGAAAAAGATGCAGTTTCACCAGTTGTCGGCGTGATGCTCATGCTTGTCGTGACGATTATAATAGCAGCGGTAGTCTCGGGATTTGCCGGAGGTCTGGCAAACACCCAGTCAAAGGCCCCGCAGGCAAAAATAAGCGCGACGTTCAGCGTTTCGCAGGGCATGACAATCACACATGACGGCGGGGACGCGATACCTCTTAATGACCTCGTCTTTATCACCCAGAACGGGGAAGGTTTCGGACCGAACACAGAATCTCTCACAACAGAGGAGATCAACAGGAGCATAATCACAGATAAAGAAGGAGATTTAGTGTTACTGAACACTTCAGGCAGCAAGTCCTCGTTTAATCCCGGAGACACCCTCTACATCTCGGCATACAACTGTACGGCACCAATTCTTCAGCCAGATGTGGGATCATCAATACGTGGCTGGGACTGGGAAAAGAACCCTACTTATTACAAGTGTAAATCCGGCGGCTATATCTGCTATGCCTCTCTCTGGTATCTCTGCTACCGTAATCCCAACAATGTAGGAAAGAACTTTATCTTTCAGGCAGGAGACAGGTCAGGAAACATCATCTCTTCATGCGATGTGACGATCACATCGTAA